A section of the Humulus lupulus chromosome 2, drHumLupu1.1, whole genome shotgun sequence genome encodes:
- the LOC133815084 gene encoding uncharacterized protein LOC133815084: protein MKYMMQKCNPGTVVDLVTDEERRFKYLFFVVGASIKGWQYCTPILATNGGTLLIASARNANRHIFPLAIAVANFKNDESWDWFFHKLKESYGERQGQCIISDRHESIAKASFPNLMHGECCYHLLNNIKTKFKKKGEALKNAFNGACTMKLVYNTTNFDKYMADLDNIDEKIRPYLFNEVGVEKWTRLYSNNKRYSTMTSNIAEFVNPSIKEIRELPIATLLECLHSLVETTNLLIFTVHDVTRSYIVDLEKRTCTCQKFQYDEMPCSHAMAALTKRHMSSYDYCSYYYTKEALIAAYEDTILPLGDANSWDIPNEMKQIIILPLKHKRPAGRPKTQRYKSALESKTKTQNKCGRCKQKGQNQQTCKNEPFLKKKKNK from the exons ATGAAATACATGATGCAAAAATGCAACCCAG GAACAGTAGTAGACCTTGTCACAGATGAAGAAAGAAGGTTCAAGTATCTTTTCTTTGTTGTAGGGGCTTCAATCAAAGGTTGGCAATATTGTACTCCAATACTTGCCACTAATGGAGGAACATTACTAATTGCTAGTGCCCGAAATGCCAATAGACATATATTCCCACTTGCAATTGCTGTTGCAAACTTTAAAAATGATGAATCTTGGGATTGGTTCTTCCACAAATTAAAAGAATCCTATGGCGAAAGACAAGGCCAATGCATCATTTCAGATAGACATGAAAGTATTGCAAAAGCATCCTTCCCAAACCTCATGCACGGGGAATGTTGCTACCACTTGCTgaataatattaaaacaaaattcaagaagaaaGGAGAAGCCCTCAAAAATGCATTTAATGGTGCTTGTACAATGAAGTTGGTGTATAATACCACTAATTTTGACAAATACATGgcagacttggacaacattgatgAAAAAATAAGACCTTACTTGTTCAATGAAGTTGGTGTAGAAAAATGGACAAGGTTGTACAGCAACAACAAGCGATACTCAACAATGACATCTAACATCGCAGAATTTGTGAATCCATCAATCAAAGAGATAAGAGAATTACCAATTGCTACATTACTAGAATGTCTTCACTCTTTG GTTGAAACAACAAACCTACTTATATTCACAGTACATGATGTGACAAGATCTTACATAGTAGATCTGGAGAAACGAACATGCACATGCCAAAAATTCCAATATGATGAAATGCCTTGCTCCCATGCAATGGCTGCATTAACTAAAAGGCATATGTCTTCCTATGACTACTGCTCATACTACTACACAAAAGAAGCTCTTATAGCAGCATATGAAGATACCATACTACCATTAGGTGATGCAAATTCCTGGGATATACCTAATGAGATGAAGCAAATCATTATTCTACCACTAAAACATAAGAGACCAGCAGGGCGCCCAAAAACGCAAAGATACAAATCTGCACTAGAAtcaaaaacaaaaacacaaaataaatgtGGAAGGTGCAAACAAAAAGGACAAAACCAGCAAACTTGCAAAAATGAACCATtcctaaagaaaaagaaaaacaaatga